In Spirosoma agri, one DNA window encodes the following:
- a CDS encoding LytTR family DNA-binding domain-containing protein, whose translation MNAPSHPLSQFVKIPGIATPIPVESISHFEGFGNYSRLFFVGKTRPIVASQTLKLFELQLPGFLRVSKSYLVNPLHITALDRQDGRTLELTLDNQASVLVARRRVEHIRTQLITPGTH comes from the coding sequence ATGAATGCACCCTCCCATCCATTATCCCAGTTTGTCAAGATTCCGGGGATAGCTACTCCTATCCCCGTCGAGTCAATTTCTCATTTTGAAGGCTTCGGTAACTATTCCCGGTTGTTTTTTGTCGGAAAAACGAGGCCCATCGTAGCAAGCCAAACGCTTAAACTGTTCGAACTGCAACTTCCCGGCTTCCTGCGGGTCAGTAAATCGTATTTGGTTAATCCCCTACACATTACCGCTTTAGATCGCCAGGACGGTCGGACGCTGGAGTTAACCCTTGACAATCAGGCATCTGTACTGGTTGCCCGGCGACGGGTCGAGCACATCCGTACCCAGTTAATTACGCCCGGTACGCATTAG
- a CDS encoding M48 family metalloprotease — protein MCTSTYYKQVIIAVSLLAVSACARNPVTGKREISLMSTEQEIAMGKESHPSVVATMGLYENKNIQAFMNEKGKAMASVSHRPDLPYQFYIVDSPIVNAFAVPGGYVYFTRGILAHFNNEAEFAGVLGHEIGHITAKHAARSQKSQLLSTIALIGGAVLAPQVVGQNMEALQQGIGLLSLKYSRDHESESDKLGVEYSSKIGYDAHQMADFFGTLKRLSDNSGQAVPQFMSTHPDPGNRFTRVHELAKDYQAKNPASYQVDRDQYLRLIDGITYGEDPKQGFVENGYFYHPELRFQFPVPNSWQSQNSPSQFQMAAKDGKSAMILMLAKGNSLDEAAQNLVKELSLNVLENSKTTINGNPAYVLISRQQQQQQQGQQQQQQDPKTALQIGTWLIQYNNAVYALHGLSAAADFTTSFGTFKQVAENFRSLSDPDKLNRKSERVLVKSSPRDGSFREVVTALGMPANRVEEAGVLNGFKADDRITRGTLVKIISK, from the coding sequence ATGTGTACAAGCACGTACTACAAACAAGTTATTATTGCCGTTTCGCTGTTAGCTGTTTCTGCCTGCGCCCGCAATCCGGTAACCGGGAAACGTGAAATAAGCCTGATGTCGACCGAGCAGGAAATCGCGATGGGCAAAGAATCCCACCCCTCGGTTGTTGCCACGATGGGGTTGTACGAAAACAAAAACATTCAGGCATTCATGAACGAAAAAGGAAAAGCGATGGCCAGCGTTTCCCACCGGCCTGATCTTCCTTACCAGTTTTACATCGTTGATTCGCCGATTGTCAATGCCTTTGCCGTGCCAGGCGGCTATGTTTATTTCACGCGCGGTATTTTGGCTCACTTCAATAACGAAGCCGAATTTGCCGGGGTGCTGGGTCACGAAATCGGTCATATCACGGCCAAGCACGCGGCTCGCTCGCAGAAAAGCCAGCTGCTCAGTACAATTGCGCTCATTGGCGGAGCGGTACTGGCTCCTCAGGTCGTTGGTCAGAATATGGAAGCGCTTCAGCAGGGAATTGGTCTTCTGTCGCTAAAATACAGCCGGGATCACGAATCAGAGTCTGACAAGCTCGGCGTAGAATACTCGAGTAAGATTGGCTATGATGCGCATCAGATGGCCGATTTCTTTGGAACACTGAAACGTCTTTCCGATAACTCCGGACAGGCCGTGCCGCAATTTATGTCGACGCATCCCGATCCCGGTAATCGTTTCACGCGCGTCCATGAACTGGCGAAAGACTACCAAGCCAAGAATCCAGCTTCGTATCAGGTGGATCGCGACCAATACCTGCGGCTAATCGACGGCATCACGTACGGCGAAGATCCCAAGCAAGGCTTTGTTGAAAACGGCTATTTTTATCATCCTGAGCTACGTTTTCAATTCCCGGTTCCAAACAGCTGGCAGTCCCAGAACTCTCCGAGTCAGTTTCAAATGGCCGCTAAAGACGGTAAGTCCGCCATGATTCTGATGCTGGCGAAGGGAAATTCGCTGGACGAGGCCGCCCAGAATCTGGTGAAAGAGCTAAGTCTGAACGTACTGGAGAACAGCAAAACCACCATTAACGGCAATCCGGCCTACGTGCTCATTTCACGGCAGCAGCAACAACAGCAGCAGGGTCAGCAACAACAACAGCAAGACCCTAAAACAGCACTCCAGATTGGAACCTGGCTGATTCAGTACAACAATGCTGTTTATGCGCTGCATGGCTTGTCGGCTGCTGCCGATTTTACGACCAGCTTTGGCACATTCAAGCAGGTTGCCGAGAACTTTCGTTCGCTTTCCGATCCGGATAAACTCAATCGAAAATCAGAGCGAGTACTCGTTAAATCGTCTCCCCGTGATGGTTCATTCCGGGAGGTGGTAACCGCGTTGGGAATGCCGGCTAACCGGGTAGAAGAAGCCGGGGTATTGAACGGGTTTAAAGCGGATGATCGTATAACGAGGGGTACGCTGGTCAAAATTATCAGTAAATAA